The sequence TGCGAAACGGATTTTATTTTTGATTATCAAAATTCCAAACAAAAACAATCCGTTAATATTCCGCTTTCTTTTTCGGCAAATATAAACTTGCGCGAGATGGATATGCAAAAAACGAGCGTTGAAGTTTTACGTCTTAAAACAAATATTGAAGATATGGTTATAACCGGCAAAACTATGATTAAAAACTTTAAAGCGCCGGAAATTGCCGTTAACGCACAGGTTACTTCTTTAACAAACAATTCTTTTAAACAATTTGCAAAAGATTTGCCGAAGTTTTCCGTAGGTAAAATAGATTTAAACTCAAAAATAAATGTGGACTTGGAAAAAAGCGCGGCAAATATTTTAAGCGCTCAATTGTCTGCAGACAGTTCTAAAATTTCCGCAGCCGGCAATATAAGTTGGAAAAAAGATTTAGATTATAAAATTTCCGCAAATCTTGATTTTACTTTGGATTCCCTAATAAAAATTATTCCGGGCATTGTAAAAGAATATGAGCCGCAGGGGAAAATAAAAGCCGATGCCGTTATAACGCCAACGCTTATAACCGCCAACGCAAAAGCGGAAAACGTTGCGTTTAAATTTAAGCCTATGTTTACAGTGGAAGCTGTCAACGCAAACGTTGCCGTAAAATCTGCGGACGATATAAAGCTTTCTGCCCTTAGCGGATATTTAAACGGTAAATACTTTAAAGGCATGGCGGGATATTCCAAAACAAAAACGGCTTTAAATGTAAATATAGATTTTGAAATGGAATCGCTTATTTTAGACGGATATCCGAAAAGCTCGGAAAGCAAATCCGCAAAAAATTCAGGCGGAACGGGCGCTGCTTCAAAAAGCGCAAGTTTGCCTCTTAACTTAACCGCAAAACTTAAAGCCGGCGAAATAAAAATTCCATATTTTTACGCGCAGAAAGGCGCAACTTTTAACGCAAACCTTACGGGCATTACCGACAAGCTTGATAAGGTTAACGGCGATGTAACTTTCAATGTTTCTAACGGAGAAATTGAAGATATAGATAAACTTACGGCTTCCAACAAAATTGCAAAAATGTTGTTTACATCTCTTGCCGTGGTAGAAAAAGCCGCGAGAATTTTAAAAATAGACGGAATGCAAAAACAGGAAGGCAACTCTCTACAATACGATTCGTTCTTCGGGGATTTTAATTTTGTTAAAGGAAAAATGACCATAAAAACAATGAACTTTTTGTCCGCGCTTGTATCAATGAAAGTTACAGGTGCCACGGATTTTAACACCGAAAAACTTGATATGAAAGCTAACGTATATCCCGGCGCAAACAAGCCGGTAATTATAAAAATCGGCGGAACGCTACCTAACCCCAAAAGCAGTTTGGACATAGCCTCAAGCGCGGTTGCAATTTTCGGGAAAGATTCAACTTTGGGCAAAATAGGCGCGCTGCTTGGCGGAAAAAGCGACGAGGTTGAAGTTCCCGAGCAAGGCGCGGCTTTAAGAGACTCCGGCAGCGGACAGCAAACAGGTCAAACAAATTCAAATTCCCAAGACAAATCCATCGGCGGACTGCTTCAAGGTATTTTTAATAAATAAAGAGAGGGGTTTTAGTTGTTAATTTTTTTACTCCGGACAAGAAGTTTATACGTTTTACAATGCTTTTTTGTTGTCTTGAACTTCAGATAAATTGTATAATATCTTTGTGTTTTTTCATTCAGCGTTAAATTTATACAGAAAATACATGTTGCAATATGTAAGTTAGCCACGGAGGAATTTGTTTTGCATACAACAATAAAACCGTTTGTAATCTGCTCTAAAAACCCGCAACGCAGAGCGCACATGACAGCCGAATTAAATAGATATAATTTGAACGGAATATTTTTTGATGGTATTTATGTAAACGACCAACAACTTAAAACTGATGTTAAAGACTACCCTGTAAATGGTTTAAGCAAAGGTGAAATAGGGTGTTCATTAAGCCATATAGAAATTTATAAAACTATGGTCAAGGAGAAAATACCCTTGGCTCTAATTATGGAAGATGACATTAAATTTAAAGAAAATATTGTTTCGGTTTTAAAAGATATTGAAGAGTTTGACGAAAAAACAGATAAGCCTTTTGTGTATTTATTGACGCC is a genomic window of Endomicrobium proavitum containing:
- a CDS encoding AsmA family protein, producing the protein MKKFLKKLFKALAVLAGIFVVLAVIAIIVLKCVFTDEKIKGYVDKAAKEYIGREVKYENLSFNFIGVTLKNFAISENPDFSKGTFGKVDKFIIKVRLKPLLKKEIRVKVIGVDGLDITVIKDKNNKYNFDDILEKFNSSVDDKKSKDAKTAGDKEGFIDLKNISLGRFYIKNSNITFINLGAATSFAIRNLNADAKNFNFVKAFNCETDFIFDYQNSKQKQSVNIPLSFSANINLREMDMQKTSVEVLRLKTNIEDMVITGKTMIKNFKAPEIAVNAQVTSLTNNSFKQFAKDLPKFSVGKIDLNSKINVDLEKSAANILSAQLSADSSKISAAGNISWKKDLDYKISANLDFTLDSLIKIIPGIVKEYEPQGKIKADAVITPTLITANAKAENVAFKFKPMFTVEAVNANVAVKSADDIKLSALSGYLNGKYFKGMAGYSKTKTALNVNIDFEMESLILDGYPKSSESKSAKNSGGTGAASKSASLPLNLTAKLKAGEIKIPYFYAQKGATFNANLTGITDKLDKVNGDVTFNVSNGEIEDIDKLTASNKIAKMLFTSLAVVEKAARILKIDGMQKQEGNSLQYDSFFGDFNFVKGKMTIKTMNFLSALVSMKVTGATDFNTEKLDMKANVYPGANKPVIIKIGGTLPNPKSSLDIASSAVAIFGKDSTLGKIGALLGGKSDEVEVPEQGAALRDSGSGQQTGQTNSNSQDKSIGGLLQGIFNK